One Sus scrofa isolate TJ Tabasco breed Duroc chromosome 1, Sscrofa11.1, whole genome shotgun sequence DNA segment encodes these proteins:
- the LOC110259472 gene encoding olfactory receptor 4A47-like: protein MERRINVTYFVLLSLTQNPNEQKFLSVMFLLFYMLTVVGNTLIVVTVTFSKTLGSPMYFFLASLSFMDVIYSSSITPKLISSLFIGKNTIPFQSCMIQLFIEHFFGGSEVFLLLVMAYDRYVAICKPLHYLVIMRQWVCIVLLMVSWVGGFLHSIIQLGTIYGLPFCGPNVIDHFICDMYPLLKLVCTDTSVIGILVVVNGGLICSIVFLLLLISYGVILHTLKNLSQEGRQKALQTCGSHITVVVFFFVPCIFMYARPAKTFSIDKSLSVFYTIITPMLNPLIYSLRNSELTNAMKKLCRRNMRRII from the coding sequence atggaacgaAGGATCAATGTGACTTACTTTGTCCTCCTGAGCCTCACACAGAATCCAAATGAACAGAAGTTCCTATCTGTTATGTTTTTGCTCTTCTACATGTTGACTGTGGTGGGGAACACGCTCATTGTTGTGACTGTCACTTTCAGTAAGACTCTGGGCTCACCAATGTACTTTTTTCTTGCTAGCTTATCATTTATGGATGTCATTTATTCCTCATCTATTACTCCCAAACTGATTTCAAGTTTGTTCATTGGGAAAAATACCATACCGTTCCAATCCTGTATGATCCAGCTTTTTATAGAGCACTTTTTTGGTGGATCAGAGGTCTTTCTTTTGTTGGtaatggcctatgaccgctatgtggccatttgtAAACCCTTGCATTATTTGGTTATCATGAGGCAGTGGGTGTGTATTGTACTCTTGATGGTGTCTTGGGTTGGGGGTTTTCTCCACTCAATCATTCAGCTTGGCACTATTTATGGGCTCCcattctgtggccccaatgtcatTGATCACTTTATCTGTGACATGTACCCTTTATTGAAACTTGTCTGCACTGACACCTCTGTCATTGGTATCTTAGTGGTGGTTAATGGAGGACTAATCTGCAGTATCGTGTTTCTGCTCTTACTCATCTCCTATGGAGTAATCTTGCACACTCTAAAGAACCTGAGTCAGGAAGGGAGGCAGAAAGCCCTCCAGACCTGTGGTTCCCACATCACTGTGGTTGTCTTCTTCTTTGTTCCCTGTATTTTCATGTATGCAAGACCTGCCAAGACCTTCTCCATTGACAAATCATTGAGTGTGTTTTATACAATCAtaacccccatgctgaacccatTAATCTACAGTCTAAGAAATTCTGAGTTAACTAATGCTATGAAGAAACTCTGTAGAAGAAACATGAGGAGGATCATATGA